The window AAGACACCATCGACCTTGCACAGCTTCCAGAAAATGACGAAGCATATCTCATCGCGAAGCGGCCTGAGACCATCCGATTACTCGATAAAGGTCAAAGTAAGCCTCACAGAAAAAGGGTCGATCTAGCCAGCCTACCGGAAGATGATGAAGTCTACCGGACATTACAGAGGGCGGATACCGTTGGCATGTTCCAGGTCGAGAGTCGCGCACAGATGGCCTCACTGCCTCGAAATCACCCCAAGAAGTTCTATGACCTCGTAGTGCAGGTCGCCATCATTCGGCCCGGCCCCATTGTGGGCAAGATGATGCACCCCTATATGCGACGACGACAGAATAAGGAGGAAGTCACCTATCCTCACCCTTCGCTAGAACCGGTGCTGAAGAGAACGTTGGGCGTGCCGCTCTTTCAAGAACAACTACTTCGCATGGCGATGACGGTTGCAAACTTCTCTGGAGCTGAAGCAGAAGAGCTTCGGCGTGCGGTAGGAATGCGCCGTTCGTGGGAGCGCATGAAGAATCTCGAAGGCAAGCTCCGAGCTGGAATGACTGCCAACGGGATCGATACATCAACGCAAGAAAACATCATTCAGAACATTAGCTCCTTTGCTCTCTATGGGTTTCCTGAATCTCATGCTGCCAGCTTTGCGCTGCTTGCTTACGCTTCGGCATATCTTAAAGTGAAGTACCTCGCCGCGTTTACCTGCGCAATTCTCAATAACCAACCAATGGGTTTTTATAGCCCAGCGGTATTGATCGAAGATGCAAGACGCCATGGACTTCGGGTAAAACCGATCGATATCAAGGTATCGGAGTGGGCTTGCACGATCGAACATGAGGCGGACCAATCGCTTTCTCTCAGACTCGGCTTGGGCTACGTTAAAGGGCTTCGCCGCCAAGCTGCGGATGCGATTCTTGTCGAACGTAAGGTGAGGAAATTTAACTCTATTGAAGACATCACACTGCGGATCCCGGTCCTGAATCGCAATGAGCTCGCATTACTTGCGAATGTGGGTGCAATGAACAGCATTGACGGAGTGGAGCATCGTCGCGACGCACTGTGGCAAGTCGAGCGTGCTGGAAAACTGGAAGGGCCACTACTTCGTCAACAAAGTGAATTGCTTCGAGAGGAAAGCCGAATGCTACCACTACGAGAGATGACTCCTGAAGAACGGCTGGTCGCTGATTATGCGGGCACAAGCGTGACCACTGGTCCGCATCCAATGTTCTTCCGCAGACAAGAACTCAATAAACAAAGGTATCTTACTGCCTTTGAACTGCGTAAGCGACGCGATGGCGAATTTGTGAGAACGGCGGGTTTGGCTATCGTGAAACAACGCCCAGGTACTGCAAAGGGATTCGTCTTTATCTCTGTTTCGGACGAGACAGACATTTTCAATGTAATTGTTACCAAGGAATTCTTCGAACGCAACCGTAGCACGATCTCGAATGCAAAGTTCATTTCGGTAGAAGGACCGCTTCAGAACGAGGATGGCAGTATACATGTGAGAGCATCCAGAATCATGCCTTTACCGACGAGAGGATTAGAGGTGACGTCTCATGACTTCCACTAAGCCCGGCTCTCAAATCGGAGGCTACCGTCGCGAGGTCGACTATCAAAAGCTAGGACCAGCCCTGCTAATCTCCTCAAGTCTTGTCCTCGCAATCCGTACAGCACGTTGGGAGCCTATGCAAAGCGACGGACTTGCAAATATTGATTGGGAGAAGGAAGTCGAACATAGCGTGCGGATTGCGAAGATTATGCTTTCGCACTTGACGTCCCGATATCCAGATCTCTTTCAGTCGAAAGATGTTGCTTGGTATGTCGCGACAGATGAAGAAGTACCGAAGTAAATCATTGATCAACAGAGGTATGCTTCCTTGAAAGCAAGAAATTTTATCGATCGCTTCACATAAGGAATACTTGCCACGGACACGTATACCTCCTGGAATACCTGCTAACTGAAGAGTCCCAATTGCGGCAGCTCTGGCTGCTCGTCTACTTTTTGCACTTGAACGAGATCAATCACCAAATCCTCATCCTGCAAGATTCGCAGCAGATGGAGCGGTGGTCTCTCGCTCTCATTCAACCATTCGGCGTAGTCACGTGGTTCTAGGATGATTGCTTGCCTATCGTGTATCTCACTCATCTTCGTGTTGGGATCATCAGTGATGATTGCGAACGTATCTTCCCACTGTCCCGTCTTCGGGTTCTTCCATGGTCCCCATAGTCCAGCCATTCCAAGAACGTGGCGGCCTTTGACTGACAATCTGTACTTCGGCTTCGACCCTGAAGTTGTCTTCTTCCACTCCAACATAGAGCTTGCCGGGACGATGCAACGGTGGGTCAGACGCTCCTTCCAGAATGGCGACGTGGTCAGTTTGTCTGAACGTGCGTTGAACGCGAGACGGTCTGGGAATTTGAATCCCCAACGCATCTCGACTATCTGACGCTCACCGTCTTTCATGCAGATGACAGGCTGAATTGAGCCTGGAGCGCATTCGACATTCGCGCCGAAATAATGATCTTCAAGCGTAACGGAGACGTGGAACGCGTCAGCAATCTTCTGTTTTTGCCCAGCTTCGTAACGTCCGCACATTGTTCTCACCAGAATACCTAAGCAGCTGTACTCTTCTTGCGTGCGGTCTTCTTTGAGGCCGCCGTTTTGGGTTTATCGTTGGCCAAACTGTTCCGAAGAGCGTCCATTATATTGACCACCTTCGTCTTAGCTGGTGCCGGTTCTGGCTTAGGTAGCGGCTTTCCCTTCCGCTTAGCATCTACTAATTTCTTCACGGCCGCTTCATAGTCATTTTGGTATGCGGACAAATCGAACTTCGACATGCTTTTCGCGATCAGTTGCTTTGCCAAAGCCAGCTCGTCAGAATTCACAGAAGCGTCCTTGACTCCTGAAAGCGAAGATTTAGGATCACGCAACTCATCCTCGTACCGAAGCATATAGAGCATCAGGCCCTTCTGTTTGGGATCGAGCGGCGCTCCTATTCCGACAAGATGTTCGCGACCACTGAAAGCGATTTCTCCGATGCCCAACGTGTCTGTCTGCGCCAGCGCCTTTCGCATGATACTCAACGCCTTTGCCTGGACTTCATCCTTAGGTGCGACGAAATAAGGTCGATCATACAGAGCAGACGAAATTTCATCAGCCTTAACAAATTGTTGGATCTGCATCGTCGTTGCAGTGGGAATCCGGAGAGCCTTTAGCTCGTCTGGGTCTATCTCAATGTACTTGTCCTTGGCATACTCGAAACCCTTGGCGATGTCGGCCTTCTCAACTTCGCCACTCTCGTCAACATTCTGGTGGTGGACGCGCTTATGCGTTTTGCGATCAATCTGATGAAATTCCACCTGCCGTCCAGGGTTGGTAGCGGGAAAGATATTGACCGAGATGGAAACGAGAGAAATCTGAATCGATCCTGACCATGTGGGACGAGTTGGCATCGCATCTCCTGGTAAGTCCTATGAGGATAGGATGCGGCGAGTTGGGCCTGAGTGACTCCGAGCAGTTTTCCATAAACCTTCGATACCTTACGCCTATGACTGCCAACGAGCGTGATGCCGATTGCTCAGAGTGTCTAGCGCTTCGATAGCTGCCCTTTGAGGAGCCTTTAGTTTTAAGCACCGGACTTCTTCGACTGGCATTTGGGTTGCTCGGATGACCTGTGGGGCAGCTATTGCTTTCCAATAGATGCGCATGCATACTCCTATAAGAAAGCAATAGGAGCTAAAGAGTGGGTGAAAAGGCTGACGTGTGGCAGGGGACGCTGGCGCTGATGGTCTTAAAGACGTTGGAGGGCCTTGGATCTCTGCATGGGTATGGAATCGCGCGAAGGATTGAGCAAATCAGCGGCGATGTGCTCTCGCTCAACTACGGGACTGTCTATCCGGCTCTGTTGAAGCTGGAGCAGGAGGGGGCGATTGTTTCGGAGTGGGGCGTGTCAGAGAACAATCGTAAAGCGAAGTTTTACAAGCTGACTCGCGTCGGGCGCAAGCAGTTAGAACAAGAGACCAATAACTGGGAGCAGACAACCGCGATCCTGGCGCGGTTTCTTCACGGTACGGAGGATCCGGCATGAAGAAACTACGCGCAGCGTTGCGACGATTGGTTGGGATGTTTTCTGCAGAACGACGGGAGCGTGAGTTTGCCAGTGAGATCGAGGGGCATCTTGAGATGCATATCGACGATAACGTGCGCGCAGGCATGACGGCGGAGGAGGCCCGGCGTTACGCTCTTGTAAAGCTTGGTGGTCTGGAGAAGACACGGCAGGCTTATCACGATCGTGGCAGTGTGCCCTTCTTTGAGACGTTGATGCAAGATCTAAGTTTTGCGGCGCGGCAACTGTGGAAGAACCCTGGGTTCACTATCACGGCCGTGCTCATGCTTTCGCTTGGGATCGCGGGGAGCGTTGCGATCTTCGCGTTCGTGGACGCTGCACTGCTGAGGCCGTTACCCTATCCGGAACCCAACGGATTGGTGGATGTGACGGAGAGCGTCGCGATGTTTCCGCATGCCAATCTTTCTTATCCCGATTATCTAGATTGGAAGCGAATGAATCGCAGTTTCCGTTCGTTCGACGTCTATCGGGGTACGGGATACCTGTTGAACACGCCCTCGGGGATCGAGCCGGTGGCGGGAGAGCAGGTGACGGATGGTTTTTTTCATACGCTTGGAATCGCTCCGTTGTTGGGGCGTGATTTTTATTTGGGGGAAGATCTCCTAAGCGCTCCGCGCACGGTAATTTTGAGTTACTCGGCCTGGCAGAAGAGGTTTAGCGGCAGGAAGGATGTAGTTGGGCAAGCTGTTTCATTGAGCGGTATGCCGTACACGATTGTGGGGGTGATGCCAGACAGCTTTGAGTTTGCGCCACGTAATAATGCCGAGTTTTGGACTACGATGCATGCGAGCTCGGCAAATGGCTGCGATCTGCGACGTAGCTGCCATGGACTGGTGGGTGTGGCGAGAATGAAGGATGGCGTTACGGTTGCTGCAGCGCTGGCGGATATGAAGGCGATCGCACAACAGCTGGAGCGTCAGTACCCGGATGACAATCGCGGGCAGGGGGCCGTGGTGCAGCCGCTGTCGGAGTTGGTTGTGGGGGATATTCGCCCGATTCTGCTTCTTCTGCTCACGGGTGCGGGATTGCTGCTGTTGATCGCATGCGTGAATGTTGCGAGCCTCTTGCTGGTGCGGTCAGAGAGCCGCAGGAAGGAGATTGCAGTGCGGGGCGCGCTTGGAGCTTCGCCGCTTAGGCTGGCAAGGCAATTTGTAACCGAAGGTGTTCTGCTTGTATTTGGCAGTAATCTGCTTGGGCTGGCTTGTGCATTTTTTGCTTCTCGGATGTTGCTGCGCCTTATTCCGAAGGACATGGTCGTGCTGCACATGCCATATTTACGGGATCTCGGATTGAACTTTCATGTGATGTGCTTTGCGGCTGGGATCGCTTTGCTGGCCACTGCAATCTTTTCGCTGACACCGATGGTAAGGCTCTCCTTCGGCGAGGTGCAAGAAGGTTTGACAGAAGGCTCGCGAGGCTCGTCTGGCGTACTTTGGCGGAAAATCGGAGCGAATCTCACGGTACTGGAGCTTGCGACCGCTACCGTCTTGTTGGTGGGCGCTGGGCTGCTGGGCAAGAGTTTTTACCATCTGCTGCATGTCGATCTGAACTTCGAGCCGGATCATCTGAGCATTCTCTCTGTTGCTTTACCAGACAAGACTTACGCCAAAGATGAGCAGATGGTGGCGGCGAGACGGCAGCTTCTGGAGCGGATTTCAGTACTGCCGGGGGTGGTTTCGGCGGCAACGACCAGCACGCTTCCAACCACATACAACGGCAATACGGAGTGGATACGCTTCGTCGGCCGTGAATATAACGGCAAACACAATGAGGTGAATGAGCGTGACGTTACGCCAAACTTCTTCTCAACGATGAAGACACGACTCATTCGCGGGCGATTCTTCGTTCCGGATGAGGATGGGACAAAGCCTCGTGTGGTGATTGTTAATCAGGCGTTCGTCAAGCAGTACTTTCCTAACCAGGATCCGCTAGGAACGAGGATCGGGGATACCGCGCTGTCGCCGAAGTCGATCAAGGAGATTGTGGGAGTGGTGGACGATCTGCGGGAGGCTGCTCTCGATGAACCGATATTACCTGCGGTCTATTTCCCCGCAGACCAAAACCCAGAAACCTACTTCAACCTGATTGTTCGCACGACGCAGGATGAGAAGACTCTGTTGCCTACGCTGGTTGCGACGATCCACCAATTCGACGCGGGGATAGGTACAGCAGATGAAACAACGATGATGATGTATATCAATGAGTCTCAGACGGCATATCTCCACCGCTCGTCGGCGTGGCTGGTTGGTGGATTTGCGGCGATTGCTTTGCCGCTGGGGATGATTGGGTTGTATGGGGTGATCGCTTACTCGGTGAGCCAGAGGACGAGGGAGATCGGCGTGCGGATGGCGTTGGGAGCGCAGAGGGAAATAGTACAGCGCATGGTGCTGAAGGAGGGTGGACGGTTGGCAGTTGTGGGGATTGTGGTCGGGCTGGTGTGCTCGCTAGCGGCGACGCTGCTCCTGCGAAGTGTGCTGTTCGGGGTGCAAACGTGGGATCTGGGAACGCTGGGCGGAGTGGCTCTGTTGCTCGCTATTGCGGCTTTGCTGGCCAGTTATGTGCCGGCGCGGAGGGCGGCGTCGATCGATCCAATGGAGGCGCTGCGGTCTGAGTGAATGAAGGTATACTGTCTGGCAGGACGGTATTCCCATCAACTCTCGATGCGATTTAATGTGTACGACTGTTTGACACGAAGGATCTGTGAATCATTATGCGGCTAGCACCCCAGGCCCGAGCAGTAGCAAGGTGAACGTCTATCAACCTAATCAGACGGTCGTCCATGGAAGTACCAGTTTGACCAGACACGAGTTTCCGTGGTGTACCACATCTGCCACAGGTCTCCGTCATCGCTCGCGACAAAGAGCTCTACGTTGCCCGTAGTTCTACTGATACCGCTAGAGTATTGGGAGCAAGAACCTGGACTCCGGGGGTCCACCCCACGTATTCCCAAGGATTGGAGTTCTGCGTACCGTCATACACGCTTCGCCATAACGCACCAGGACCATCAAGCGTAAACAACATGAAATAGTTACCCAGGGCTACAACGATCGTTGCAGGTTGAAAGTCGAATGTGCCCTCGGGAGGAGGAGGCAAGAGATGGGCTGGTTCCCACAGGTACTCTGGATCTCTCCCACGCGGAACCTTAAACGGCAGCCGTCGCTTCACCCAAAGCTGCTCCGAATCAGTAAGAAACATATACAAAACTTCGCCGCATTGGTACAAGCCGAAAGGCCATCCTTCAACATCGAGGGGAATATTGGACCAGCCTACGCTGGCTGAATTCTCCGCTACGCTGACCATCTCTTCCCATGCCCTCATCTACCACGCCTGAGGTGTTGCAAATCTCCCATTGAGCCTCCGAATTCTTAGCTGCCGAAATTCCTCCGATGGTCTGAAGGGGCTCAGGCGCCTGAAGCACCCGATATGCATTGTCAGTAGTGGGAACGATTCCCATAACTTTAGCAAAGTCTATTAGAACAATGTGCGTGAGGTCTGACGACAGATACATGATGTAGGACTCTGTGGCAAGGATGTTCTCTGGCTGGTTCGTAGGCATAGGCGGTTTCAGCACTGGTCCGGAAACACCCCAAGCTGGTGCGCCGAGATAAAGTTGCCCGTCGACCCCTATTACTGCTGCATATCCTATCGATTTTTGAGGATTCTGATAGGTTGCTGCCGACATGAGACCGCCGACAGATGCCCATCTGCCATCAGGATCTGTTGGCTCGAATGCAGTCCAGTTTCCCGTTGGTTCCTGTCTCTTGTCATATATGGTGGCAACTGCGGAAACGAAAACACATCCCGTGCATGACACCACTGCGACTGTATTTGTATTCCCATAACAAACCTCTGAATGAGATCGACCCCCTTTGATGGAGGTGCGCTTTACCGGGAAGGCATGTCTCAGGGCCGAGTAGCAAAAGATGAACCTTCGAATGCACACGAAAGCGGTCTGCCGACTAGCGTGCTCTCAGTCTGCCTGCTGAGGCTGTGGAACACGGGCAACGTACCTCTCTGTGAAGACGGAAAAGATCGACCTAGGACACAGTTCTGCCGACCGGCACTCCTTCAATTTGCTCTTCAATCGACTAGTCATGCACTCGAATATCTGTCCGAAGTGCAACGAATCGTAATTCTGAGGAGAACGATGAAACGCAGCAAAGCATCGCAACGCATCTGATGACAGAGGAGCAAGTGAAGAGACTGCTTCAAGCGTTGGCATCGCGGCATCTGACAGACAACGAGATCGTAGGCGCATACGCGAAAGGTGGAACGCGCATAGCGAATTGTTTGCTAGACGTTCATGTAGATCAGCAGCATGAGAAGCGGCGAGCGGTGTTTATGTGCGGTGACAATCCCTACTACGCTGCCACGCCCGAAGACCTGTGAGTACACAGGCATCGTGCTTTCGCCATTATGCAGACAGGCTAGCAGGGGCGAGCGCAGATTCCGTCTAGACGCACCATAGACCAAATGGCATACTCAAATTCAGTCCATCGAGATCTCCGCCGACAGTGGAGTAGCTATTGAAGCGTACAAGAGCCTTCTTTCGGAAGTTTCGCTCCCAGTTGCTTATGTGCCTTTTCGTCGCGCTTCTGGTAGCCTCGCCCGTGGCCGACTCTCATCCCTTCATTGGTTTTGCCATGGCCGTTTTGTTGGAAACGGCCCTCCTTGCAGGCTGTAGCTATATGGCCAGCGGGCCTATCCTTCGCTTTGTCATCTATCCTCTCGCAGTTCTCTGGATCCTTGCGCATATTGCCCAGATGCAATTCGGCGAACGCTGGCACGTCTCGCCCTATATCGGTTTCGCCCTTTCTTGTTCCATCGTCTGGGGCATCCTGTCGCGGTTCAACCATAAGACCCGGGTCGCTGCCAGTGCCATTTCCGAAGCTGTCATCAGCTACCTTGTCATCGCTGTCGCCTTCTCGCAACTCTACTGGATCCTTGATCACCACTTCATCAACTGCTTCAACTTCCCCGTACCCCAAAACCAGCAAAGCGAGTACCTGTACTTCTCGCTTTCCACCCTCACCACCGTTGGCTATGGCGATGTCCAGCCTGTCAATCATTACGTCCGCTTCATTGCCGCATTTGAGGCTGTCATCGGTGTCTTTTACGTCGCCGTCGTCATCTCTCGCCTCGTCGCAGGCTACAGGGTCAACGACAACGGCATTACCTAAAATGAAGTGTGAAAATCAGCCGACAGCTCATTAAATTTTATGTGTTCCGGTCGGCGTTCAACCCTTTTGTTCAGTCCAATTGTGGCGATCTATCTGAGATTTGCGTTGGAGTATTAGTTGCCGATGTTGCTCCTGTTCATGCCTCATAGCGGCGTATTCATCACCAGTGGTTGATTCATCGCATTCGTTAATCTTGTTCTGCAACGCGTCGATTTCACGTTCAGAAGAGTGAATCTGGTCCATTGATTCGGTGTGGTTTGGGTCAAACATTGTAATAACCTCCTGTCACGTGGCTTTTGAATTCCCTGGGAGTCGCTTTACGACCATCGAACTGTGGCACTCTTTGCACTTTTGATCGCGCGTGTTTTCGGGGTTATCTTCCACAGCCTTTGACTTTCCACAATTCACGCATGTAAGGATAATCTCAGACATATGAGCCTCCCGCAACTCAAACAAAAGCCGGTTGGTTTCTCTCAGACTTACTCGTCTATCGTTATCAAGATGCCGTAATTCCGTCGTTGCGGACGGCTCAGTGGAACCGCGCCTTTCAACAGCTAACGTCTCTTTGACGAGGTCTCGGTATCTGGTCTCGGATGCTAAGAGATCCGATTCCAATTCGGTGCATGATTTGTGTTTCATCTGAGGGACTGGGGTGGGCGTGCTCGGGAGTGGCGTACGGATCGATACCTGCGGCTCACTTCCACGTGCTGCGCTATGGGATGCAGTCGACAATATCCCAGGTTTTCTTATTGGTCTTACTCTTGAGCTTCAGCCCAGCCACGCTGCCAAGCATGGCTCTTAGTGTCGTCATTCTGCCCGCCACTCTGACCACACTCAAATCCTTTATCGTAGTCGGCAATCTCGTCGTCTGTTCGTTGATGCAACATGAATGGCTCTGTCTCCGAATTCACATCTGCCGCAGCTTCCCCACTGAGGCCA is drawn from Edaphobacter lichenicola and contains these coding sequences:
- a CDS encoding SOS response-associated peptidase, whose product is MCGRYEAGQKQKIADAFHVSVTLEDHYFGANVECAPGSIQPVICMKDGERQIVEMRWGFKFPDRLAFNARSDKLTTSPFWKERLTHRCIVPASSMLEWKKTTSGSKPKYRLSVKGRHVLGMAGLWGPWKNPKTGQWEDTFAIITDDPNTKMSEIHDRQAIILEPRDYAEWLNESERPPLHLLRILQDEDLVIDLVQVQKVDEQPELPQLGLFS
- a CDS encoding potassium channel family protein, with translation MKRTRAFFRKFRSQLLMCLFVALLVASPVADSHPFIGFAMAVLLETALLAGCSYMASGPILRFVIYPLAVLWILAHIAQMQFGERWHVSPYIGFALSCSIVWGILSRFNHKTRVAASAISEAVISYLVIAVAFSQLYWILDHHFINCFNFPVPQNQQSEYLYFSLSTLTTVGYGDVQPVNHYVRFIAAFEAVIGVFYVAVVISRLVAGYRVNDNGIT
- a CDS encoding PadR family transcriptional regulator; this translates as MGEKADVWQGTLALMVLKTLEGLGSLHGYGIARRIEQISGDVLSLNYGTVYPALLKLEQEGAIVSEWGVSENNRKAKFYKLTRVGRKQLEQETNNWEQTTAILARFLHGTEDPA
- a CDS encoding ABC transporter permease, with product MKKLRAALRRLVGMFSAERREREFASEIEGHLEMHIDDNVRAGMTAEEARRYALVKLGGLEKTRQAYHDRGSVPFFETLMQDLSFAARQLWKNPGFTITAVLMLSLGIAGSVAIFAFVDAALLRPLPYPEPNGLVDVTESVAMFPHANLSYPDYLDWKRMNRSFRSFDVYRGTGYLLNTPSGIEPVAGEQVTDGFFHTLGIAPLLGRDFYLGEDLLSAPRTVILSYSAWQKRFSGRKDVVGQAVSLSGMPYTIVGVMPDSFEFAPRNNAEFWTTMHASSANGCDLRRSCHGLVGVARMKDGVTVAAALADMKAIAQQLERQYPDDNRGQGAVVQPLSELVVGDIRPILLLLLTGAGLLLLIACVNVASLLLVRSESRRKEIAVRGALGASPLRLARQFVTEGVLLVFGSNLLGLACAFFASRMLLRLIPKDMVVLHMPYLRDLGLNFHVMCFAAGIALLATAIFSLTPMVRLSFGEVQEGLTEGSRGSSGVLWRKIGANLTVLELATATVLLVGAGLLGKSFYHLLHVDLNFEPDHLSILSVALPDKTYAKDEQMVAARRQLLERISVLPGVVSAATTSTLPTTYNGNTEWIRFVGREYNGKHNEVNERDVTPNFFSTMKTRLIRGRFFVPDEDGTKPRVVIVNQAFVKQYFPNQDPLGTRIGDTALSPKSIKEIVGVVDDLREAALDEPILPAVYFPADQNPETYFNLIVRTTQDEKTLLPTLVATIHQFDAGIGTADETTMMMYINESQTAYLHRSSAWLVGGFAAIALPLGMIGLYGVIAYSVSQRTREIGVRMALGAQREIVQRMVLKEGGRLAVVGIVVGLVCSLAATLLLRSVLFGVQTWDLGTLGGVALLLAIAALLASYVPARRAASIDPMEALRSE
- the ku gene encoding non-homologous end joining protein Ku, coding for MPTRPTWSGSIQISLVSISVNIFPATNPGRQVEFHQIDRKTHKRVHHQNVDESGEVEKADIAKGFEYAKDKYIEIDPDELKALRIPTATTMQIQQFVKADEISSALYDRPYFVAPKDEVQAKALSIMRKALAQTDTLGIGEIAFSGREHLVGIGAPLDPKQKGLMLYMLRYEDELRDPKSSLSGVKDASVNSDELALAKQLIAKSMSKFDLSAYQNDYEAAVKKLVDAKRKGKPLPKPEPAPAKTKVVNIMDALRNSLANDKPKTAASKKTARKKSTAA
- the dnaE gene encoding DNA polymerase III subunit alpha, whose translation is MLEVRSKPYREDALRRSYCAKVLNVSEYANAYDREIIDLFTSIRNHTELDCAGRLLSENSQRHLRSGSEMATLFADVRCSVANTIELSNRLQFQLGDLGYEFPLYPVPDGETMDSYLRKRVHEGVAKRYGSKGNAGLLKLAKKQVEHELALIAKLGFAGYFLIVWDIVCFCKRNNILIQGRGSAANSAVCYALEITAVDPVGMELLFERFLSESRGEWPDIDLDLPSEEKREQAIHHVYQRYGELGAAMCANVITYRGKSSAREVGKTLGFDREALQRLSSLVSHFEWRGPTDTMAHSFRNAGFDIKHPRIAKYLELCMRIQDLPRHLGQHSGGMIICQGQLDRVVPLERASMPGRTVVQWDKEDCADLGIIKVDLLGLGMMAVIKDCLELIPQHYEDTIDLAQLPENDEAYLIAKRPETIRLLDKGQSKPHRKRVDLASLPEDDEVYRTLQRADTVGMFQVESRAQMASLPRNHPKKFYDLVVQVAIIRPGPIVGKMMHPYMRRRQNKEEVTYPHPSLEPVLKRTLGVPLFQEQLLRMAMTVANFSGAEAEELRRAVGMRRSWERMKNLEGKLRAGMTANGIDTSTQENIIQNISSFALYGFPESHAASFALLAYASAYLKVKYLAAFTCAILNNQPMGFYSPAVLIEDARRHGLRVKPIDIKVSEWACTIEHEADQSLSLRLGLGYVKGLRRQAADAILVERKVRKFNSIEDITLRIPVLNRNELALLANVGAMNSIDGVEHRRDALWQVERAGKLEGPLLRQQSELLREESRMLPLREMTPEERLVADYAGTSVTTGPHPMFFRRQELNKQRYLTAFELRKRRDGEFVRTAGLAIVKQRPGTAKGFVFISVSDETDIFNVIVTKEFFERNRSTISNAKFISVEGPLQNEDGSIHVRASRIMPLPTRGLEVTSHDFH